In the genome of Harmonia axyridis chromosome 4, icHarAxyr1.1, whole genome shotgun sequence, the window aaaaaaaaacgaaattgatccaacagaaatatatcgcttgaaacaaacaattattgaagtaacatattggtatATAAAAGATACAacatttccaataccagttcgcgaccgccgaatattgaacaaaaaaatatacatttatttgcttcttgattgaaatacactaaaaaatatatcttatagttgatatgaaacaaaatatacacacataattcattcaaaataagaaataattactattttctggtcatatatcacaaagcacttttctaagagaggacaagaaagaacccttttctatgatagacgattataaactaatttttaacgcgaaaactttgacctataccactactatgcaaactatcttggaatggtagaatggtcgagaacacgtaacgcgaaaatattttgcaatacatgatatatttttattattattctatctCAAATCacagaatggtcgagaaccagtgccggtcggctaaccagtgcatttaccctaaaTCAActatatttaaataataaaatattgaaaaatagaaaactcTCACTTATTTTAAGAAGATTTTATTGAGAAAAAGTTCACTAATCCCACAATActtaatttttatttgcttcCTTAGCGTTCTGTAAAGCTTGGGTGATATACAGTTTGGCCAAAGACTGCGAGCAAAATTGTGAAATTGCTTGACTGTGAGTGTTAATTTGTCCAGCAATTATCATTGGGTTCAACCGTCCAGGAACAGGAAGTGGCTTATACATTTTGTTAATGTCATCTTCAGGTAGAGGAGGTTCATCTTTCGCTGCACGAGCAGCATTTTCTTGAGCTCTCTTTTGGAGGAGCTTATGTTTCTCCAATTGTTGACGACTAGCGGTCTGTTGATACCTATTGAATTTAATAGCCTCTTGATTAAGTTCATCTACTCTATCCATCAAGCATCTCAACTGTCCTTCTAACACAGAAGCAGTTCCCAAGTCTAAAAATTTAGCACCTTCTTCTTCAGGAACTAGCTCACCTAATTCGGTCATCATTATATTAGTCAATGCAGAATTCTTGATAACAAAAGGTACCTCTGTAAACAGATTCTCAAAGCCAATCTTCAGTTTCAATAAAGCTTCAGGAGTAAATTCATTCTCTTTATACATTTCAATTGCTTGAGGAGTTAATCTATAGGCTTTCAAAGTTATGAAACCCCTGGCAGATTTCTGAGTGTCATATATAACAACTACGGATTCCTCAAttgaagtttgataatgaaactGGGATTCTAAAAGTGGTATACTCAAGAAATTTCCTACATCAGAGCTTTGGTACCAACCCACATGAAAATGATCAACATTTACGCGTCTTAATCGTCTCATCATTGCCAATTGATACTCATCTTCATCCATGGTATCGTCAGATTGTTTGGGGAAAGGAAAGCAGTTGGTAATTTCCAAACGATTGTCAACAACGAGACCCAAAAGAGCTCCTTGAGCAATATCCATATTTGTGGTAGCTTCTTCATGACAGTGCTTCACAATTTTCATAACAGCCTGAAAATAATGGATACATTGAAGTACTTCTTTCCCAAAGctcacaaaatgaaaacaatatgtTATTACTGAAAACTCACCAAACCATCAGCTTGGACATATTGTATGGTTGAATCATTTTCAGGGGCGGCTCTGCGAGCTGCTGCACTTCTAGAAGCCATTGTGTATATCCTCGTAAAAAGAACGGAATTAATAATTTGCGGGGATATCAAAACGGTTTATCAACTTCACAAGAAAGTAATGAGGAAATTACCTAACCTCACAATTTGTAGAAATCATAGATTAGacaaaatgtcaaatttgacacTGTTAACAGTAGGGATGTTCTTTTTCTAGAAGAAACTCCTGAGTAATTTAcagattttatttttgaattgaacggGCTAAATACTCATATacattgaattaaaatatatgCGTATTTTAtactaactgaaaaaaaaactgcaacacccaaaaggagctgtttacatttaaattttttttttggtaaaacagatAGTATACctaggagtgaatgattgaaatttggagaaaaaaaaacgaagattttactattttttaaaaaaatttgttaataagTTGGTCCACCACGATTATCTATAAACTGCTCAACACGTCTTGGCATTgacattttaatgcattttgtttttcataaatattaacTTTCAAATTTAGATATTTTGGGGAATCAAGGTATATTTTCAtgagaattaataaaaaatatttcaaaacatttatattaatgaaaataattgagataACATTCCATATAAATTAGAAATAGgcaaataacaatttttataaCAATCAATAAGTAAAAGAAtgcgtatttttttcttaaatttatcCAACTGGTCCTATACAATCAATATTGTTATAGAAAAATTCggcaaaaattcgaaaaaagttgAGCATTAAAAATATTCAGATATCCAATAATGCTGGTTTAGTATCTTTAGCACATTTTATTACAGATTGCATTAATTTGATGAAGCCAGTATCCTTTGGTTTTTCTAATCCACGGAGAAGCCTGTTTTTCATCACAGATATAAATTCTTTATTACTCAATTGCCCAtcctctgaaaaaaattgaaaatacaatAAGGAAATTGAATACTTAATTTTGCGTGTATATTTTCATTGCTTACGGTTTTCATCAAAAATAGTGAACACCACATCTATAACATGATTGCTTAAATTGACATGAGCCACAGTCTTAGCAACATGTTTTAACGTAGCTTGATCAATTGAAGCTCCAGCTATATGATAGAATGTTAAAGCAATATCGACATCATTTATGTTGTTCAGAAAATGGAAGAAGTTAAGATAATCTTCTTTAGAAATTCCTTTTCCATGATCTCTAAAACTGAAAATAGATAAGCataatgataaataaaattatcaaatatgtgttatattttccttatttcacTTTATTGCTTACGTTTTCTTAACCCTCTTCAACATCCTTGCTTTCTTCTTTTCTGGATAGCCAGCATAAGCCAAAAGCAATTCTGTGAAGTCAGCTTCTGTTATTCTCCCATTTTCATCTGGGTTTTTCCGTTGAAACTCCAAACTCAGAATTTCCTTCTGTAATTTCTCTTGGAAATCTAGAAACTTCTCAATTGTCAACTTCTGTTTCAAATTTGGCCCAAAGAAGTAAGTTGTTAAGGCAGAATTGACACCCTGGAAATTCATGAATAACTTGATTTTAAGACGGTTTCCCAACAAATGTGGTAAATTTTGAACATAATAAACTTTCCCTCATTTTGCTTCTGCTTCTGCCAAAGACAaccttaataataattttagcgatgaaaataaaatttggtcTCAGATTTCCAAATTTTGCTTGCAAATGTGCAAATTCTTGTGACAGCCTCAATTTCTACATTATTTACCGTAGACATGAGTTCAGCTTTTCCAGATATAGATATAGATTCTATTGAACATGCACAAATGTGAAATTCCAGGAATCTCTATAGACCAGCTTCCCTTTAATTATATTGTGGAGGTCTGATATTTTAATAGCGAATTACAAAGAAGCATAGTGCCGCACCCATTTTAGAGTAATTTTCAATCCACCACTTACCTTGAACGTGTTACCAGTTGCAGCATGATCTCTATGCCTTGAACCAATACTAGTTTGCTGCCTTATCAAAGTAGCAACTTTTTCGAATTCTTCACAATCGACATCACCATCTCCATTCAAATCGAACATGCGAAACGCAATTTCAAAATGACGTCTGGATGCTGCAATGGTAACccataaaatttgaataaatcccgGTCTATCTCACAGCTTACTTGATAACACTGTCAGCAGAAATATATAATCAGAAAAAGTTATGAGTCCAGAGCTTCCCAGTTTATAAAATATACTGTCTTCGTCTAGTGTCAGTTCCAACTCTTGATGAACACTCTATTGATGCAAAAAAGGCATTTAAACAAATGTAAAAGCAAAACGCATCAAGGTTTGATTGAATTACTTTCGATAGATTTTGAGTGGGAAATTTGCCAATtgaagtattgaaaataattttagctTCTTTTGAAGTGATCTTTGGAAATAGTTATACTCAAAAGAATGGGTATTGCGGTTATTGTCAAGTCAAAAAACAATTCTTGGTTTGCTACAAAAGTCATGCAATTCAGTTTATGATAGTTCAATTACGGATATCCATCAATTCACTATGCATACACATGTGCTTGAATTTAGAAATATCTAAGATATTCTAGAAATAGTTAACacattaattcatttcataacagGCAATAAGTTGAAATTCCACTGCAATACTATACTTCCTGAAGTATTAGTACAATCAAAATCTATACTACAAGCTGAATAATGCAATAATCAAACTGAAAAAGCATTGGATATTTCAATGATGTTGCAACTACAGTATCATCCAACGTCAAGAGCAGAAAGCTTTACCTGTAGGGAATGCTGAAAATATAGGTAGAAGGATTTAGAAAAAGTACagtacaaaaattatatgaaaatcaGCCTTTGAAATACCAATTGTGGAAACAAGAAAACTGTTGAGTAACAACTCTAGTGTCTTTGAGTAATCTCACTGTCTTGTCAAAAGAAAATAAGTCAAGTATAAGAGTAAATCATTAGATAAACTGTAACAGGAAGCTATTAATAAATGAGTAAATTATTGTCTGCGATACCATatttgattgaaatgaaatattacaTAGTTTTGAAGACAGAGAAGTGATATCAAGTGAAAATCTTCTACTATGTAGATTAATTATACAACAAAGTTTAGAAAACTCTAAGGGATCAGAAATACCATTTCAGGActagtaaattttttttatggaattatgtaTGCTCTATATAATTCCATTCATTGATAATTGAAGACAAGTTTAAAAATTGCTTACTTTTGGATCATATCGTCGGTATTGGTCAAGGCCGTaacctgaaaatgaaatataagtGATAAGGATCAATTTAAGGGATCGACAACTCTAATCAGGGCAAATAAACTATATCATGCTTCTATTCTTAATTTCAATTGATGAATAATCACTAAAAATTGTTGTAATTGAGAAAAAACAATCTTTTTTGCCCAGATTTATGAGTGTTCAATTTACTAACTAACCATCCGGCTGTTTGAGACCAGGTGTCATTGATCTCAAGAAATCGTCAGGAGTCATATAGATCTCATGCTGATCAACAGTTGGACCCTGCACCTGAAGTGTGGCAAAATATCGGAAAACCTTATCTGGTGTCGAATACTGCCGAATGCGGTTTTCATACTCTATGATCTGTTAGGTCATGCAATGAGAAAGATATAAGCATTTTATAAATACAGGTTAAATTTGCATATAGTATACCGGCATTtaatattctcaaataaatcCAGAAACTTCCTCAATTAGATTTGAGCGAAAAGAATAAAGGCCCAAGAATAGATTCTTGCATAATTCCCTTGCATTGCATAAGTACATTGATATCAACctacaaattattatgaaagttCCAAATAAAAAGACTGAAAATAAGCTTATCTTTGGAGTTTgtttatttgtagtttttaTTGTGTATACATCATTTTCAACGAATTGAATTTGTAAGCTGTAAAGCTTTTGGCAAATGAATGTTAGCTGATTGAATATTgttaatatttcaaagaaaatcgTGCTTCATTCAACATCAaattatattttgttgattatgttaaatatttcaaaaaaattattcctaataataataataggcaaTGGCAGTAATATATGAACCTCTCCTGTATCCAACATTTATGAACCAAATGATTAAAAAGGTGTCTGAACATTGCACACATGAGACAGTGAAGAATGTTATTGAAAGTCCCAGAACCAAGCTTTAGTAGTTTGAGCTGTACATTCTTTACCATCAGGCTGTTTTACTCCTGGCGTGATGGCTCTCAAGAAATCATCAGGGGTCATGTAAGTTTCATTGCCTTCAGCAGTCAAAATTTTTACTGTGGCAAAATAACGAAAAAGCTTATCTGGTGTTGAATATGCCCTCATCCGGTTTTCGTATTCTATAATCTATAAAGATTTAGGGATTTTTTTGCGGAAATGGAGTTTTGAGTTGAAAGTAAAAACTAGTACCATAGTTCTAGTGATGACAATGTGAAATAAAAATCAAGTCACATGATGAACTCTGAGAAATTGGAAACTTATTTATTACTTTTTTGTGAAGATCAATTTCACTTTaagtttgaaacaaaaaataaataatgaattcaacttATACCACATATATTTTGCATCAAGATATGGGGTAATACAAtagtattttcaatattttctacaacATTTTTGTGATCAATGGATAGAAGTTTTCCTCAATTACAtctgaaaaatatagaaattcatttattattttttcaccaaaaactATGGATTTTCATATAAAATGGATATCGATATGATTTATAATAAGTTAAATCTAACTAATAAGGAACTCTTTGATTCTAATCaaagaaattatttgaatatatgCACTTATTAGCTTGCAGAACACTGTAATACTCCCATATTGATAATTATTACCagaatgaatattcatgaaattcagtTTGAAGTGTGCGTTTCAAAatataatgttgaaaaaacttacTTTACGATCCCTaaatccaattttctttttcggcttttttttcttgttttcctCATCCTCAATTTCACTTGAAGTTTCCGAATTCATTTGATCTTTGATATTACCACTATGAGCATCCACTTTGGGTAGGTATTCATCCAATTTATCTCCAAACCTTGAAAAACAACTCTGTTTattgaaattctgaaatttctCTTTCCCTTACCATTCATAGTTCAGACATGGAAGTACCACACCAAGAGTCAAAATTatacagaaaatttttgttattcttGGTTCAGGTTCTGGTTTATGActgaaatttttgtaatttctttTTTGTGtatagttgaaattttgagggCATATTGCTGAGCATCTATCTGCCTTGATCAAATAATTGTATCTCAGCAATGTCCTCAGCTGAAGCAACTTAGTAGTCATTATCAGCACCTAGAAAAATATACATTATTAGTTCGGTCATAATTCCAAGTTATATTCCACAATAATGAATTCAGTACTAACGATTTTGTAGTATAAAGGGTAAGCAGTTATTAAATAGTGTTTATAAATATCGcattaaaaaagaataatatgaatttccttgaaagttacatattttattttcaatttcctaattttgacaaatgtcaaaatattgaGGTTAAATTATAGATTACTGTAATATAGATTATTTTGCGTTATCTATACGTATCTTACCCAACTAATTTTGCTTCGGCAAATAACAAGCAGAACTCTATATCCGGAATCTTCAAATGGAAGACCGAACGAATATTAGTTCCAGGTCTGTATTCTAGAATCTAGATGTCACCGCGTCACATGGTCTCTTGATAGTTTTATACTTTTTATGTTCATACTACTCACAgattatccgtaatctgtgatACTACTACATATaccattaaaataaaattttattcttgatTCGACTACTAGATGAAATAGATTAATTCGCATACACCAATCTCCACTAAGAGAGCAAGAAAAGAAAATGAGGTTCTAAATTGAATTGGTTTTGATGGTTTCATCATGTGAAAATAAATGGACAGGGTTGGAATCACCTTGTTTTTTGATAGCTACGCCATTGAGAATATGACGTGAcattaaaaaaattcgaaagtaTTTCAATTGCCTTTCAATTcttgacaaccttcgaataaaatTAAACATTTCTAAATTGAAAAGCAGATAAATGCGTGAACCCTTATTTGAAAGTCCTTTTTGGAATAACCTCCACTATGGAAAAAATTCGGCTGatgaatttatcgaaaaacttgTACAAAATTGcaatatcaatcaaaaataagTCAGATGTATCAATTAACGCCTCTTCTCTCCAGTATATAGAAGACCTTTACGAAGCATGGTTGAAAGAACCAAATAGTGTCCACCCTGTAAGTTAAGAAAAATACCAagtgaattttgagaaaaaatctttATGAAGGACCAATTTACAAAAAGATACAAATACtttatttctttttcgattAAAAATGTGGAACCATAgaatacaaaatataaattcatataaattgAATAAAGAGACCCTCGTTTGAGGTGTTATAAGTAGGAATATAATAACTTACTATCACCCGACATCTCATGAACcttaaaatttaattctttataCATCCTTTTAATGAAGTAGATCTCATGGTTTTTCTTGACATACCTACACCTATCATATTGCATTCACGTCAAAATTTTAGTCTCAACATATCAATCAGATACATTACAATGAATTCATACTCAATTATTTGCATAATGATTCTTGTGAATTTGTTCAATTTGATATGCGTGCCTTCGGCAGCTCTACAAATAGTACAAGATTTCCTGATAAGCTGTCTTCTAACGATTTTTGTACATGCATGTATGTATTTCAAGCGAGATATCATTTTAGGGTGAATTTAATGAAGAAAAGAGTTACACAtctctaaaaattgaattttgaaatctttATACCTATCGATATCCTGATAATCATGGTCGAAAAGAGTTTTGTTGTTAGTTTTGTATCTTTCAGAGAATTTGACCAAATCCCAAAAGAGATTCTTGGTGTGTAGAttatttgttaattttgattGTTTGCAGTCCTGGGCTTTATTTTTCCAAAACTCAGCTGCAGGGGATGCAGGTTACACTCCGAAACATCCACCAGCTTATTTCAGTAAAAATGAGATGGCTTTGGGCGACTACCTAAGACAATTCGGACTTCCTCATGGACATTCTCATAGGCACTCTCACTCACATAGAACAGGCAGTTCTGCACAAGCACAACATGTAGATACTCTGGatgaaattgaagatttttctGCCGTACAGCGATTAGTAAGCACTTACCAGGTGATgctgaatcatttattttatttcttttattttaaaTGTAGTTAAACGATGATGTTTTTGATCTCTATAAAAAGTATCTATTTTGTTGCTATCTTACCCATTCAGAACGGGTTTTCGAATATAAATGTTAGAATTCAACAATTTAtaaacgttgttgaaacgtgtatctttccatgatcaaATGGTATGACCTACTGAGTACAAATTAcgtaaaaaattgatttcaaataataatacccAGTATTAACATTAAAACCATTTCATGGTCCTTGCTAAATACACCCTCCCCATCCTTAGCCGAAAGTGGAACTACGCAGTAGGCTGGGTTTATGTGCTAAGCAGTGCCGATTTACTGAGAACTGCTCAGCGTGCGGCTTTATCTCTCGAGCTAGCAAATAATCACCACAGCATCAATGGCTAACGACGTGAGAACCTGTGATTTGTTTAAAAATAGTACTAATAATTTTTAGGATAAAGGATATCTGGCAGCTGATTTGGACCCTCTTGGGATAACTACGAAAAATCGTAGAGATAAAATagaaaaatggaaaatagaTGCGGGGTTCTACAAAAGAGGTTTCGGTAAGATTTGACTGAATATCTTTCTCCTTCAATGTTTGTGATTTCTTGtcaattattcaacatatttaaTGATtaagatattgaaatattctgcgTCGGTTTCTGAAATGAATAAGACTAAGATGAACTGAAAAATTAGTAACGAATGTTAGGTGTAATCTCGAATTGAATTGGTTTGTTACAGAAAATCCCGAGAAATTACAACAAAAATTTCGGCTTCCGCACAACACTTTCTTGGGACCTGATAAGATGACACTAAAAGAGATAATTGAGAGATGCGAAGAGGTTTACACGAATCGCATTGGCGTTGAGTATCGACACATAAACGATAACGAAAAAATTCGATGGATGAGGCAACAGTTAGAACCTCCTGGTATTGCTGTATTGCCAAAggagaagaaaataaaactgTGGGAACGACTAGTCCGTACAACAGAGTGAGATAAAAtgcacacatcgtcaaaagtcttgggccccctatcaactctcaactcgttgaatgtaacatgacaattttttgtgtgagGAATtttcactatcttatcactttGAGTgtccatatggttcacagacggatcaaaaacagagaagggcactggcattgggatatatggacctaaactgaggatatctaaagccctgggaagtgagcccttgattctacagaccgagataatggctgttcaTGTATGCGTCCAGGAGTATCTCAAAATGAATCTCAAGGGGGCgtatatctacatcaccacggacagccaatccctggaatcgtgttgccaggggtctctgctgacttgggagtgccgtaacaccataaatcaactggccagaggaaataaggtgactctactatgggtaccagggcactgtggggttgaaggaaatgaaaaagctgatgaacttgcaaaaagtgcattaaggttaacacctgctggacctgatcctttctgtgggctaggaaaagaccaatataaagctgcggtccagctatgggagttgaacaacaggataatccactggactaacactcctagacttgttcaggcaaagaaattcgtgacctatctacgccaaaaagctcctgaagctgtcacgagccgagcttcgggtgatgatGGGACTGTTGACgggacactgtcggtacaaacatcatttgtaccgtatgggaaagtcagcagacgagatttgcaggctctgtggatcggaagcagaaacagctgaacacttggtatgcaagtgtccggagctggctggcctaagaactattcacatgggtaagccggtcctggataccagagaggtaacggttaaggcccctaag includes:
- the LOC123678108 gene encoding calcium uptake protein 1 homolog, mitochondrial isoform X4, producing MTTKLLQLRTLLRYNYLIKADRCSAICPQNFNYTQKRNYKNFSHKPEPEPRITKIFCIILTLGVVLPCLNYEWFGDKLDEYLPKVDAHSGNIKDQMNSETSSEIEDEENKKKKPKKKIGFRDRKIIEYENRMRAYSTPDKLFRYFATVKILTAEGNETYMTPDDFLRAITPGVKQPDGYGLDQYRRYDPKSVHQELELTLDEDSIFYKLGSSGLITFSDYIFLLTVLSTSRRHFEIAFRMFDLNGDGDVDCEEFEKVATLIRQQTSIGSRHRDHAATGNTFKGVNSALTTYFFGPNLKQKLTIEKFLDFQEKLQKEILSLEFQRKNPDENGRITEADFTELLLAYAGYPEKKKARMLKRVKKTFRDHGKGISKEDYLNFFHFLNNINDVDIALTFYHIAGASIDQATLKHVAKTVAHVNLSNHVIDVVFTIFDENQDGQLSNKEFISVMKNRLLRGLEKPKDTGFIKLMQSVIKCAKDTKPALLDI
- the LOC123678108 gene encoding calcium uptake protein 1 homolog, mitochondrial isoform X1 encodes the protein MTTKLLQLRTLLRYNYLIKADRCSAICPQNFNYTQKRNYKNFSHKPEPEPRITKIFCIILTLGVVLPCLNYEWFGDKLDEYLPKVDAHSGNIKDQMNSETSSEIEDEENKKKKPKKKIGFRDRKIIEYENRIRQYSTPDKVFRYFATLQVQGPTVDQHEIYMTPDDFLRSMTPGLKQPDGYGLDQYRRYDPKHSLQSVHQELELTLDEDSIFYKLGSSGLITFSDYIFLLTVLSTSRRHFEIAFRMFDLNGDGDVDCEEFEKVATLIRQQTSIGSRHRDHAATGNTFKGVNSALTTYFFGPNLKQKLTIEKFLDFQEKLQKEILSLEFQRKNPDENGRITEADFTELLLAYAGYPEKKKARMLKRVKKTFRDHGKGISKEDYLNFFHFLNNINDVDIALTFYHIAGASIDQATLKHVAKTVAHVNLSNHVIDVVFTIFDENQDGQLSNKEFISVMKNRLLRGLEKPKDTGFIKLMQSVIKCAKDTKPALLDI
- the LOC123678270 gene encoding eukaryotic translation initiation factor 3 subunit H; translated protein: MASRSAAARRAAPENDSTIQYVQADGLAVMKIVKHCHEEATTNMDIAQGALLGLVVDNRLEITNCFPFPKQSDDTMDEDEYQLAMMRRLRRVNVDHFHVGWYQSSDVGNFLSIPLLESQFHYQTSIEESVVVIYDTQKSARGFITLKAYRLTPQAIEMYKENEFTPEALLKLKIGFENLFTEVPFVIKNSALTNIMMTELGELVPEEEGAKFLDLGTASVLEGQLRCLMDRVDELNQEAIKFNRYQQTASRQQLEKHKLLQKRAQENAARAAKDEPPLPEDDINKMYKPLPVPGRLNPMIIAGQINTHSQAISQFCSQSLAKLYITQALQNAKEANKN
- the LOC123678108 gene encoding calcium uptake protein 1 homolog, mitochondrial isoform X3 is translated as MTTKLLQLRTLLRYNYLIKADRCSAICPQNFNYTQKRNYKNFSHKPEPEPRITKIFCIILTLGVVLPCLNYEWFGDKLDEYLPKVDAHSGNIKDQMNSETSSEIEDEENKKKKPKKKIGFRDRKIIEYENRIRQYSTPDKVFRYFATLQVQGPTVDQHEIYMTPDDFLRSMTPGLKQPDGYGLDQYRRYDPKSVHQELELTLDEDSIFYKLGSSGLITFSDYIFLLTVLSTSRRHFEIAFRMFDLNGDGDVDCEEFEKVATLIRQQTSIGSRHRDHAATGNTFKGVNSALTTYFFGPNLKQKLTIEKFLDFQEKLQKEILSLEFQRKNPDENGRITEADFTELLLAYAGYPEKKKARMLKRVKKTFRDHGKGISKEDYLNFFHFLNNINDVDIALTFYHIAGASIDQATLKHVAKTVAHVNLSNHVIDVVFTIFDENQDGQLSNKEFISVMKNRLLRGLEKPKDTGFIKLMQSVIKCAKDTKPALLDI
- the LOC123678108 gene encoding calcium uptake protein 1 homolog, mitochondrial isoform X2; this encodes MTTKLLQLRTLLRYNYLIKADRCSAICPQNFNYTQKRNYKNFSHKPEPEPRITKIFCIILTLGVVLPCLNYEWFGDKLDEYLPKVDAHSGNIKDQMNSETSSEIEDEENKKKKPKKKIGFRDRKIIEYENRMRAYSTPDKLFRYFATVKILTAEGNETYMTPDDFLRAITPGVKQPDGYGLDQYRRYDPKHSLQSVHQELELTLDEDSIFYKLGSSGLITFSDYIFLLTVLSTSRRHFEIAFRMFDLNGDGDVDCEEFEKVATLIRQQTSIGSRHRDHAATGNTFKGVNSALTTYFFGPNLKQKLTIEKFLDFQEKLQKEILSLEFQRKNPDENGRITEADFTELLLAYAGYPEKKKARMLKRVKKTFRDHGKGISKEDYLNFFHFLNNINDVDIALTFYHIAGASIDQATLKHVAKTVAHVNLSNHVIDVVFTIFDENQDGQLSNKEFISVMKNRLLRGLEKPKDTGFIKLMQSVIKCAKDTKPALLDI